CGGAGGAGAGGTCTTCCATTAAGTGGAGGAGGATCCGCGAGACCTTTCTTCAAAAGTTAACGAGTATAGAAGGCAATTGTTCGGAGGGTAATCCGCATGCGATTGCCTCTCTGCAGCTAAGCTATGATGTGCTCCCTGCTTTCTTGAAACCATGTATATTGTGCTTCTCGATTTATCCAGAGGATTATGAAGTTGATGTTGACCAGCTGATTCGCTGGTGGGAAGGAGAAGGATTTGTCCGCGGCATGAGCTCAGACACTGCGACAGAATCCGCTTTCAAGTCATTGTCAGAACTTATCAGTCGGTGCCTGGTTGAAGTAGCTCAGCGAAGATACTTTGATGGCAGTTTTTATACCTGCAAGGTGCATGACATGGTCCGAGATTTGACAATTAAAATAGCAAGAGAAGAAGATTTCTGCAGCTTCGATGCGAATAGAAATCATATTGCTGATGTTGGCTCTCGCCGACTTGGAGTCACAGAAGAGACAAAGTTACAGACCCTGCATGGAAACTCAAAGCTCAGGGCACTACTTCTAACGAAAACTGATTACATCGGTTTCAATAGAAAAATTGAGCTGGCCAAAGTCAGGTCTCTCAGGGTACTGGACCTCTCACGTGTCAAACTAGACAGAATTCGTGTGGAGGATCTTTGGCAATGGATCACTTCCCTGAAGCGCCTAGCTTATTTGAGCCTCAGGCATGTTGCGAAGCTGTTAGAAATTCCAAACTCAATAGGTAAATTATGGGGCCTTCAAGTTCTGATTCTGGGAGAATGCAAGGATCTCAAAAAGCTTCCCACATCAATCATTAACCTTCCAAGATTAATTATCTTGGATGTTGGTAATTGCCCAAGTCTTCGGTGTCTACCACAAGGATTTTCGAAACTTTCCAAACTCCAGGAGCTGTATGGATTTAAGATAGCTGGTACTGGGAAAGCTTCTGGTTCCCACCTTGCAGAGCTGAAGGCTCTGACTGAACTTCGTGTCCTGCAGATAGACATAACTGAAGATAGCACTATTGAGGATCAGGAATTGGATGCGTTGGAACTGCTGGAGAAACTAAAGCTTTTGTCCATTAATGCAGGTGATTGCAAAGATAAGAACATTTTAAGCAAGTTGAATAAATTGTCACCCCCTTCTTCCATTGAGGAATTGTATCTGAAGCATTATCTTGGAGAAACTACGCCAGCATGGATTAATCCCAGGTCACTTCAACAACTGCAGTATCTTTCTGTGGAGAACTCAGGAATAGAAAAGATGAACCAAGAATTTTGGGGAGACCAACAGCATAAATGGGATGTCAAAGGGTTGTGTTTAAAGTTCTGCCAAAGACTTGAGGTGTCATGGAAAGAATTCCAAGAAGTGATGCCTGAGATCAGACGCCTGGAGGTCAGCCAATGCAACCTATTGGCTTCATTTCCTTGTGATGTTGAGGCTGTTGGGGTCTGGTGCAAGGacgacaaggaaaaaaaatgtgagTCAGAGAATGTATTCAGTCAAGAAGATTGAAAGCAGCTAGATGACATGGTGTGATCTTGGACAAGCATTTTAAAGTTTGAAATGATCTACCTCCTACTTCTTGGACAATATGTATGTTATGATCTGGATTTGTATCTGTATTTGCTTAACAGTCATTAGCACGTTTTTCTCTTCCAGTTTGATCAGGTAATTCTATGTTTGTGCTAAAAAATGTACCGCAGAACTATAACTGTGCTTGCTGAAATAAGACATCGATGATTTTGAGATTTTTTACTGCCCATCTGTACACAACATCTAATGTTTTTCTTGTATGCATCCAAAGAAGATGAATTACTTCAATTCGGGCAACTACTTATCATCCAAAGAAAATGATTTACTTCAATTGTAGCAACTAAGGACTGTCTTCGAGCGCGTTTGCAAACAAGGAAGCAGAATGCCATTATATGTGTAGAACAAGTATAATGTAGCAAGTCTGCTAGACCCTGCAAGCATATATAATCTACGCAACTGACTGGTTTCTAACCAGCATTATCTGCTACACACAACACAACTAGTTTGACGTCCATCAAAAAAGAGCTAAAGAACTGAGTGGATACTGCAGTACCTCGATGTTGAAGCAAGAGGGATGGTTTCAAGACGCGTTACTGGAAGAATCCAGTAAATTAACTCTAGGATACAATGAAGAGACTCTACATTTATAGACCTGTAGTTTCAGATTGGGAGACATGGCTGCATATTTCTTTCCAGAGTGGATTCAGGAAGTAAAATGAGCAAGCAGATTCTCTGCTTTTCTTTTGCTCAGCAATCATGGTTTGGAAGTTGGTATGGATGATGACAACATTTCAGCAATCATTGATGAATCTTTGTTCAAAGGGTTTCTCTTCAAAAAAGTTTTTATCaaccaatttttttctttaatgttttgggAGATACAGGAGAGAATAAGCAGAAAGGAGCAGGCGTGATGACAAGGGGAATGGGCTGGAAACTGGGAAGAAGATGTACGCCAAATATGCAAAGAGGAGAAACTAGAAAACGTTGGCTGTGAAAAGCATGGAAGAGCTCAAGTCAACTTCCATATTCTACCTAGCTATAGAGTAgtgttgtttatttatttatttatttattttaaaaacacaCTTTTCTTAGGCATGTTTTTCTTTaatcctttttccttctttgctaAAAATAGATTGCTCTTATTTGTGGTGGTAAATAGAGGCAGTGGGTTTTAGGTTTTAAACTTTTAATGCAAAATAGTAATAAGTCTGGATACATGCCATATACAAAAATAAGAATTCAAATTCATAAATTTTCACTTATATACTTTTAAACTTGTTAGTATATACGCTTTcaatctaaaaaaaattaatctccAAAAAAAACTATGCCAAATTGACTATGTTTCAACTTGTAGACAATGTATTTAACCAATTCTaaattgaataaataaaaataatagaacGACAGAAATATGAATTTAGTAAGACATTTATCACATAAATATActtaacataaaaaataaatacatgtATCGTGTGAATAAACATATGTTTCGAACTTTAACTGTAAATATTAACATGTACGATCAATCTTGTACGGAACATATATTTCAAAGAATGATTTTACAAAACTA
The DNA window shown above is from Coffea arabica cultivar ET-39 chromosome 5e, Coffea Arabica ET-39 HiFi, whole genome shotgun sequence and carries:
- the LOC140006598 gene encoding disease resistance RPP13-like protein 4: MPEIPIVDAVAEELVKYLTEAIQRESRYAIQFPNLFTELKEQLKFMQSFVADASKLKDGQETVKTTLHGLQQLIYEADDLVVDCQIREDYIKTEASSCNPCLSEISFRYRTGKKLTEITTRIKRMGEYLKSYYTPSQRSSSENGNDTKRRWTAPLIDQSEVVGLKEDVEKVRGWILGQNEPMLHLAIVGLGGLGKTTLAKMIYRDVNLTRRFQEKIWVSVSQPVNEDEIMKSMLKQLNADGSGSPKGDMLSTIHGLLSDKAYLIVLDDVWSTDDGWWERISGGLPVKEGHNSCIIITSRIKTVVKNMGVQDAQIHQPRYLNDEESWKLFCKVARVSEVEEQNTKLVEEGKEIVKKCGGLPLAIKTVGGLLSSEERSSIKWRRIRETFLQKLTSIEGNCSEGNPHAIASLQLSYDVLPAFLKPCILCFSIYPEDYEVDVDQLIRWWEGEGFVRGMSSDTATESAFKSLSELISRCLVEVAQRRYFDGSFYTCKVHDMVRDLTIKIAREEDFCSFDANRNHIADVGSRRLGVTEETKLQTLHGNSKLRALLLTKTDYIGFNRKIELAKVRSLRVLDLSRVKLDRIRVEDLWQWITSLKRLAYLSLRHVAKLLEIPNSIGKLWGLQVLILGECKDLKKLPTSIINLPRLIILDVGNCPSLRCLPQGFSKLSKLQELYGFKIAGTGKASGSHLAELKALTELRVLQIDITEDSTIEDQELDALELLEKLKLLSINAGDCKDKNILSKLNKLSPPSSIEELYLKHYLGETTPAWINPRSLQQLQYLSVENSGIEKMNQEFWGDQQHKWDVKGLCLKFCQRLEVSWKEFQEVMPEIRRLEVSQCNLLASFPCDVEAVGVWCKDDKEKKCESENVFSQED